The nucleotide sequence TCGAGGATAAGGCGATTGCCAATCGCGGATTAATGTTGTTTTAAATACAAAAGAATTCAGGGGACAATTAGGATTATAAACCTTTGCTAGAATATGAGGATGTATTGACTGTTTACCCACTCAATTCGGATTTTTTAAACTTTGAGTAGCTCCCGTAGGAAAAATAATATGGTTCGTTTTCATAAAAAGTTATTTCCTCAATCCAAAAGTTCAATTACTCGTGAAACGCTGATAAAAATGGCGGTTAGAATTGCGTTTGTTATCTTGGGATCAACCGCCCTCAGCTATCTCCATTTAATGTCTATTTTAGAAACTCAAACCATCAAACAGCTAGATAAATATATTGTAGAACGGGGACAACGGGAAAGCAATATTTTTAACTTAGCAGAAGATAACCATGCTGTCTTAGAACAGGAAATTAAACGCCGTTTAGAAGAATGGGAAGATTATGACCCCCAAGCAGAATTTGATCAACGATTTGTGCGTTCTAATGATGGAGTCATTCGCAATCAACCGGAAAAGTTTGATCGCAGCCGTCAAGCTGGAGTTTATATTGGCAAAAATGTTGAACTTACTCCCGAAATTCGTCGTCGTGTTCTCATATTTTATGATTTAGTTATTTCCTTTGGAATGGCTTGGCGAAGTCGCTTCCAAAATACCTATATTAATACGCCTGAAAATATAGGAATTATGTATTGGCCGGAGGTGCCTTGGGCGGAAAATACCACATCAGATCTCTATATTCCAAATGAAGACTCTTTCTCGATTACGAACTTCCAACATAACCCAAGTCGTCAGACAGTTTGTACTGGACTTTCTTATGATCGTATTGCCAGAGATTGGACGATTTCTTGCGGAACTCCCGTTGATATTGCAGGGAAACAGGTAGCAACTATTGGTCATGATATTGTTTTAAATGAACTCTTAGAGCGAACCTTACAAGACCGCCTACCTGGAACTTATAATCTGATTTTTCGCTCCGATGGTCGTTTAATTGCCCATCCCGATAAAATGGATGAAATTAAGAATAAGCAGGGAAAGTTTGAGATTACTCAATCTCAAGATTTGCATTTAATCCGAATTTTTGAGTTAGTCAGACATTTAGAATCAGGACAATCTGTTGTAAAAAATGATCAAGATCAAGAATATTTAGCCGTTGCCAAACTGGAAACGCCTGATTGGTATTTTGTTACAGTATTCCCCAAATCTATTCTAGCAGAAGTTGCCTTTAAAAATGCTCGTTTTGTCCTGATTTTAGGAGGAATTTCTCTAATTTTTGAAATTGTGATATTATTATTTGTTTTGCGTCAACAAGTTGCTGAACCTTTAAGTCAACTGATGGTTGCAACGGAACAAATTGCCACGGGGGATTTTAATATTAATCTCGATATTAAACGCTCAGATGAATTAGGGCAATTAGCATCATCCTTTAATACAATGGCTGGGGAAGTTCAGGCGCGAGAAGTAAGACTCAAGCAAGCACAAATTGCCTTAAAACGAACCGATAAACTCAAGGATGAATTTTTAGCGAATACCTCCCACGAACTTCGCACGCCCTTAAATGGAATTATTGGGATTGCGGAATCGTTAATTGATGGCACAACCGGTCAGTTAACCTCGGCTACCCTATCTAATTTAAGAATGATTGTATCCAGTGGCAGAAGGTTAGCAAATTTAGTCAATGATATTTTAGATTTCTCTAAACTCAAACATAAAACCCTGGAACTTCAACTCAAACCCGTCGGGTTACGAGAAGTTGTCGAAGTCGTGATCACCCTGAGTCAACCCTTAATTGATCAAAAAAAATTACAGATTCACAATAAAATTTCACCCTTATTACCTGCGGTAATAGCGGATGAAAATCGCCTGCAACAAATTTTTCATAATTTAATTGGAAATGCTTTAAAATTCACCGATAGTGGTAAAATTGAAATTACCGCTCAGGTTATTTCTAATTCAGCATCACAACAGCTACAAATTACCGTTTCTGATACCGGAATTGGCATTCCAGAGGATAAATTAGAACGAATTTTTGAGTCCTTTGAACAAGCGGATGGTTCCACAGCTAGAATTTATGGCGGGACAGGATTAGGACTGGCGATTACCAAGCAATTAATCGAATTACAGGGCGGAGAAATTTGGGTAGAGTCAACACTCAATGAAGGGTCTCAATTTCATTTTACTTTACCCATCAGTCTGGATTTAGAAAGCCATTCTTCTAGTATTTCTATCTTGAGTTTAAGAGATCATTTTCCTTCATCTGTGGTGATGAGTTCTGCTGTTTCGGTCTATTCTGAAGACAGGTTGACGGAGAATGAAGAACAGGTAATTGAGGAAATTTCATCAACTTTGATTCAAGATCAACAACAAGTTTACAAAATTTTAGTGGTTGATGATGAACCTGTTAATCGTCAAGTTTTAGTCAATCATTTATCTTTATATCAATATGAAATTACAGAAGCTGCTTCAGGTCATGAAGCCTTGGATTTGCTCAGAAACGGTTTTAAACCGGATTTAATATTACTGGATGTGATGATGCCTCGAATGACGGGTTATGAAGTGACGCGCAAAGTTCGAGAAATCTGGCAACCGAATGAGTTACCCATTGTCTTACTTACAGCTAAAAATCAAGTCTCTGATCTCGTCATTGGTTTACAAGCAGGGGCAAATGATTATGTGACGAAACCTATTACAAAAAGTGAATTAATTGCCCGGATTACAACCCATTGTACTCAAGCAGCAACCTTCTTAGAAAATGCCCGTCTTTATTTAGAATTACAAGCTTCTGAAGCCAGGGAAAGAGAAAGATCCATGCAGCTTGAGCAATCTTTAGAACAACTCAAAAATGTTCAATTACAAATGATTCAAGCGGAAAAAATGGCGAGTATTGGTCAATTAGTCGCTGGAGTGGGTCATGAAATTAATAATCCAATTTCATTTATTTTAGGTAATCTCAGTTATGCCGAAACGTCAGTTAAAGATTTAATTGAGTTAATTCTTCTTTATCAGGATAAATATCCTCAACCTTGTTTAGAAATTGTTGAGAAAATTGAAAAAATTGATTTATCTTACTTAATTGAAGATTTACCCCAAGTGATGGCTTCTTTAAAAATGGGAGCAGAACGAATTAGACAAATTAGTATTGCTTTACGCACATTTTCTAGGAGAGATACAGATCAGAAAGTAGAATTTAATCTGCATGAAGGAATTGAAAGTACCCTGATGATTTTAAAACACCGACTTCAGGGGAATTCCAAGCGCCCGGAAATTACTATTATTAAAAATTATGGAGATTTACCCCCGATTAATTGCTATCCTGGACAACTGAATCAAGTATTTCTCAATCTTGTCGCCAATGCTATTGATGCGTTAGATGATGCGATGGAAGATCGAGCTTATCGAGAGCATTACAATTCTCCTCAAAAAATTAGTATCTACACAGAACTCTCTCAAGATGAACAATGGGCAATGATCCGAATTAAAGACAATGGTATGGGGATGATAGAATCAGTAAAACAAAAAATATTTGAGCATTTATTCACAACAAAACCTGTAGGGAAAGGAACAGGAATTGGTTTATCAATTAGTCATCAAATTATTGTGGAGAAACACGGAGGTAAACTCAGTTGTGTTTCTTCTTGGGGAGAAGGTTCAGAGTTTATAATTGAAATTCCAGTCGAATAAAAATGAACGGGAATCTTAATTCACTTTTTCTAATAACGCTACTGCATAAGCCGCAATTCCTTCTTCTCGACCAACGGGGCCTAATTTTTCATTAGTGGTTGCTTTGACACTAATTTGATCAAGATCTAAGTTTAATGTTGTAGTCAGCATATAGCACATGGCTTTAATATGAGGTTTTAATTTCGGACGTTCTGCGACAATTACAGAATCAATATTCCCGACTTTCCAACCTCGATCTAAAATTAATTGATTCACCTGTTTTAATAATACTAAACTATCTGCTCCTGCCCATTTCTCATCCGTTGGTGGGAAATAATGCCCAATATCTCCTAAACTTAAAGCACCTAACATGGCATCCATAATGGCATGGGTTAAAACATCCGCATCACTATGTCCTAATAAACCGAATTCATGGCTAATTTTTATTCCGCCTAAAATTAACGGCCGTCCGGTAACTAATTTATGAATATCATACCCATTGCCAATGCGAATATTCATCAGATATTGTTTCCCATTAAAATCAACATAGTTTTTTATTTTACCATCAATTCGGATCAAGTTTTATAAATCGGAAATACTCAACTTTCTTAACATTGAGGTTTTTTTGTCTTGGTGGGCTTGCATTCGTCCTAAGACATCACAGAGGAATTGTAACGCTTTATCAATATAAGCTCCTTTATTTAACATCACACATTCTGCCCGACTTCCCATGGCTGCATCCGTCACTTCTGCACGAGATGGCATTCCTCCTTTTGCCATAGATTCTAACACCTGAGTTGCCCAAATAACCGGAATATGAGCGGCTTCACACAGCCATAAAATCTCTTCTTGAACTTCTGAAAGTCGTTCAAATCCTAATTCTACACCTAAGTCTCCCCGTGCGACCATAACAGCCAGGGGAGGATGTTGCATGGCTGTTAATAACAATCGAGGAAGTTGATCAAAAGCTTGTTGATTTTCAATTTTTAAAATTATCCCTAAATGTTCTCCTCCGGCCCGTTTTAATTCTGTAATTAATTGTTCGATATCTTCAGGTTGCTGCACAAAAGAAAGTGCTACCATATCTCCAAATTGAGCAATAAATTCTAAATCTTGAATATCTTTTTCTGTTAAAGCTGGAAGGTTTAACGTGGTATCAGGAAGATTAATTCCTTTTTCGCTTTTGAGTTTATTTTTACCATTGACAACGGATGTAATTTCAACTCGAAACTGATTTTCAAATACTTCTCGAATAATACCTGCTATTTTTCCATCATCAAAAAAGATCCGTTCCCCGATTTTTACATCTCGAAACACTTCAGGTAAACTACAACCGATACAAGCTGGTTGGATGAGATTTCCCTGTTCATCTAAAACCGCCGATTTTCCTAAAATTTCTCCTTGAATAATCAGGAGTGAATCGCCTTCAGCTAAGGTAATGGCTTGAGGTTGGGGCGAAATTTGAGTAACAGTATCTTTGGCGATTAATTTCTTCCCTCGATACAAAGATAATTTAGTATTAGAAACAAGATAAGTTGTTTTATCACTTTCACAAATACAAGTTGTTTTATTGACTTCTGTTACGTTCAAAAATCGACGGCTTCCCCTGGTATCGGTCAAACGAATTTGATCCCCAACTTTCGCCAATTCTAGTAAATGTCCTTGAATCGGAATCACATTATTTTTATATTGTAAGGTATGAGGTTGAGACGTAAAATAAATTTTTTCCGGTTTAATAACTTGTCCTAAAACATTGCGCGTTGGTTTCCATTTAATTAATTCTGGCCCAGGTTCAATCTGTTCTGTGCGTAATTTTGGCCCTGCTAAATCAAAGGAAATGCGACAGGATTTCCCTAATTGTCGTTCAGCAGCGCGTAAATTGAGGATCATTTTTTCCCAAGCTTCAGGATGATCATGAGCGCAATTAATTCGCATTACATTCATTCCTAGTGCTAATAAATTATAAATAATTTTAGGATCATGGGCGGCTTCACTGGGAATTGTTACCATGACGCGGGTGTTATGTTGTTTAGGACGAGGGCCTAATATGGCGACAGCGTTTTCTGCTAATAGGGCGCTTCCGACCTCAAAGGTGATGGGGGCTTCCTGTTCTAACTCAGTGGGAATAGGGCGTTGATCTAATCGATATAATGTGCCTAAAACAGCATCTAAAGATGCCATTACATGGGCTTCCATACGTCCTAAAGAACTTAATCCTAATCGAATTAATTCCCGTTGTAATTCCCGCAAATCATGACGACGGATGGCTAAATAGTGAACTAAATTATAGGCACTTTCTCGACAAGCTGGAGAGGTTTTTTGTAGTAAATCAGCTAATTCTTCTTCTAGGGATATGGCGGTTTGTCGAAGTTCGGTTACAGAACGAATCGCTCTTTCAATAGTAATAGAACGAGACAGTTCAGCAGAGGTATATCGCTGTTGTGGTTTCATATCTTTAAGTAGACCTAAGTTAAGTCCAGGGAAAAGTTTTATTCTGAACTTAACTTTGATTTTAGATTGAGAACCCTTCCTCGCGCAATCCCATTGTTAAAAAGCCTCAATAAACTTAAAAATGATTAGGAATTCGCAAGAAAAATTACCAGGGGAAATGTAGGGATGTTTTGCTGAACTGGACGTTAGGATAAAATTTAAACTTAACTTAAACTGTTCTTAAACAGTCTAGGCTATGCTTGATGTTTAAAAACTCTGTGAAGATGAATGAATAGAATGTGCAGAAACGCGATTGGACTGAGAAGCAGCAACACCAAAAAAACCAAATAAAATCAGAAATACACTGACCACATACCCTAAACTAATCATTGCGTAGGAATTAGCCATACCATTGAGGAATTGTTTAATCATCAAGACATGGATGAGTAAGGTATTCATGATTGTAACCTCCATTGTGGAATTTATGAATCGGTAATACTCAACCCGCAAAAGAGTTAGCACCCGGTTGATTCTATGGGGTGATATTCGCGTTTTTGTATATGGATAACTCTTTTGGAGGATGTTACTTCTAATGCGAACTCATTCAGAGCAAACTAGCTGGCATAGAAATTATAACAACTGCCACCAGGACTTTTCAGGTGGTTTTTTGCAGCTATCGTACAAGAAAAAAATTCTTGTCTGAGCAGTTGCAAATCTATAATAACACAATCACTGCTCAATGAAAAGTTAAATTGAGGATTATAATCCCGTAGTAGGATGGCCTATGCCCACCCCTAATAATATGAAGAGTGAAAATAAGCCATTTTTTCAGTTTTATTCAGATCTTAAAAAAGGTTCAAATGGGGGGACATTGACCCAAGTTCCGGTTTCATTAGATTCATGGGTTAAATCCATTAACAATTGAGAATAAACCCCTGCTTTTAAGGAGGGTTCTAAACTTTTTCCTTGTTCAATTCCGCTTATCCATTGATCAATAACTCGCATTAAAGGCGCAATTCGACCATCAGGATAAATCCGGGGAAATTCTAACGGTTCAGGAATCGAAATTTCGCTTAAAGCTTCACCTTTCTTGCTTCCCCATAACCGAAATCCGTGTACATAATCTTGTTGATTATCACTTCCTAAAATTAAGGTTCCTTCACTCCCATAAACTTCTACCCAATGTCCTCGTCCTTGATAGGTGACAGAGCTTAAACAAACTTGACAAGGTGTACCATCATTAAGTTCTAAAATTAAGGTACAAATATCATCCGCATCAACAGGTTTTAATTCCCCTCCGGCTTCAGGATCAGGACGTAAGGGAATGGTAGTATTGAGTTGTCCACAGAGGCGTTTAATTGAACCAAATAACCAGGAAATATAATCAAAACTATGGGAACCAATGGCGCC is from Planktothrix sp. FACHB-1365 and encodes:
- a CDS encoding Gfo/Idh/MocA family protein; the protein is MTTDTKIGIAVIGTGFGKKVHIPAFQDHPKTEVVAVYHRDLEKAKAIASSHNIPYAFNTIDEIVALAQVQGVAISTPPFLHFEMAKQALNAGKHLLLEKPTTLTVQEAKYLYQLAESKNCITSLDFEFRFIPPWQQFAQLLANNYVGQKRLIKIDWLVSSRADESRPWNWYAQKDKGGGVLGAIGSHSFDYISWLFGSIKRLCGQLNTTIPLRPDPEAGGELKPVDADDICTLILELNDGTPCQVCLSSVTYQGRGHWVEVYGSEGTLILGSDNQQDYVHGFRLWGSKKGEALSEISIPEPLEFPRIYPDGRIAPLMRVIDQWISGIEQGKSLEPSLKAGVYSQLLMDLTHESNETGTWVNVPPFEPFLRSE
- a CDS encoding pyruvate kinase → MKPQQRYTSAELSRSITIERAIRSVTELRQTAISLEEELADLLQKTSPACRESAYNLVHYLAIRRHDLRELQRELIRLGLSSLGRMEAHVMASLDAVLGTLYRLDQRPIPTELEQEAPITFEVGSALLAENAVAILGPRPKQHNTRVMVTIPSEAAHDPKIIYNLLALGMNVMRINCAHDHPEAWEKMILNLRAAERQLGKSCRISFDLAGPKLRTEQIEPGPELIKWKPTRNVLGQVIKPEKIYFTSQPHTLQYKNNVIPIQGHLLELAKVGDQIRLTDTRGSRRFLNVTEVNKTTCICESDKTTYLVSNTKLSLYRGKKLIAKDTVTQISPQPQAITLAEGDSLLIIQGEILGKSAVLDEQGNLIQPACIGCSLPEVFRDVKIGERIFFDDGKIAGIIREVFENQFRVEITSVVNGKNKLKSEKGINLPDTTLNLPALTEKDIQDLEFIAQFGDMVALSFVQQPEDIEQLITELKRAGGEHLGIILKIENQQAFDQLPRLLLTAMQHPPLAVMVARGDLGVELGFERLSEVQEEILWLCEAAHIPVIWATQVLESMAKGGMPSRAEVTDAAMGSRAECVMLNKGAYIDKALQFLCDVLGRMQAHQDKKTSMLRKLSISDL
- the ispF gene encoding 2-C-methyl-D-erythritol 2,4-cyclodiphosphate synthase, translated to MNIRIGNGYDIHKLVTGRPLILGGIKISHEFGLLGHSDADVLTHAIMDAMLGALSLGDIGHYFPPTDEKWAGADSLVLLKQVNQLILDRGWKVGNIDSVIVAERPKLKPHIKAMCYMLTTTLNLDLDQISVKATTNEKLGPVGREEGIAAYAVALLEKVN
- a CDS encoding ATP-binding protein — translated: MVRFHKKLFPQSKSSITRETLIKMAVRIAFVILGSTALSYLHLMSILETQTIKQLDKYIVERGQRESNIFNLAEDNHAVLEQEIKRRLEEWEDYDPQAEFDQRFVRSNDGVIRNQPEKFDRSRQAGVYIGKNVELTPEIRRRVLIFYDLVISFGMAWRSRFQNTYINTPENIGIMYWPEVPWAENTTSDLYIPNEDSFSITNFQHNPSRQTVCTGLSYDRIARDWTISCGTPVDIAGKQVATIGHDIVLNELLERTLQDRLPGTYNLIFRSDGRLIAHPDKMDEIKNKQGKFEITQSQDLHLIRIFELVRHLESGQSVVKNDQDQEYLAVAKLETPDWYFVTVFPKSILAEVAFKNARFVLILGGISLIFEIVILLFVLRQQVAEPLSQLMVATEQIATGDFNINLDIKRSDELGQLASSFNTMAGEVQAREVRLKQAQIALKRTDKLKDEFLANTSHELRTPLNGIIGIAESLIDGTTGQLTSATLSNLRMIVSSGRRLANLVNDILDFSKLKHKTLELQLKPVGLREVVEVVITLSQPLIDQKKLQIHNKISPLLPAVIADENRLQQIFHNLIGNALKFTDSGKIEITAQVISNSASQQLQITVSDTGIGIPEDKLERIFESFEQADGSTARIYGGTGLGLAITKQLIELQGGEIWVESTLNEGSQFHFTLPISLDLESHSSSISILSLRDHFPSSVVMSSAVSVYSEDRLTENEEQVIEEISSTLIQDQQQVYKILVVDDEPVNRQVLVNHLSLYQYEITEAASGHEALDLLRNGFKPDLILLDVMMPRMTGYEVTRKVREIWQPNELPIVLLTAKNQVSDLVIGLQAGANDYVTKPITKSELIARITTHCTQAATFLENARLYLELQASEARERERSMQLEQSLEQLKNVQLQMIQAEKMASIGQLVAGVGHEINNPISFILGNLSYAETSVKDLIELILLYQDKYPQPCLEIVEKIEKIDLSYLIEDLPQVMASLKMGAERIRQISIALRTFSRRDTDQKVEFNLHEGIESTLMILKHRLQGNSKRPEITIIKNYGDLPPINCYPGQLNQVFLNLVANAIDALDDAMEDRAYREHYNSPQKISIYTELSQDEQWAMIRIKDNGMGMIESVKQKIFEHLFTTKPVGKGTGIGLSISHQIIVEKHGGKLSCVSSWGEGSEFIIEIPVE